The sequence below is a genomic window from Micromonospora aurantiaca ATCC 27029.
CCGGGCCAGCGGGCGCAGGCCGTGCCGGCTGGCCCACTCGGCGGTGGTGACCGCGAGCGCGGCGGCGCCGTCGGAGATCTGCGACGCGGACCCGGCGGTGACCACGCCGTCGGCGCGGAACGGGGTAGCCAGCTCGCCCAGCTTCGCCAGCGAGGTGTCGCGGCGGATGCCCTCGTCGGCGGAGAACTTGCCGCCGTCGGCGAGCGCCACCGGCGCCAGCTCGGCCTCGAACGCGCCCGCGTCCTGCGCGGCGGCGGCCTTCTCGTGGCTGGCGAGCGCGAACTCGTCGAGCTGGGTACGCGAGAAGCGCCACCGCTGCGCGATCAGCTCGGCCCCGACGCCCTGGTTGAACGGCAACGGGGAGTCCTCCGCGACGCCCTCGACGCCGCGGTAGCGCTCCAGGATCGCCGCGCTGAACGGCATGCCACCGGCGACGCTGGAACCCATCGGCACCCGGGTCATCGACTCGACGCCACCGGCCACGACCAGGTCGGCCTGGCCGGAGAGGACCGTCGCGGCGGCGAAGTGCAGCGCCTGCTGGCTGGAGCCGCACTGGCGGTCGAGCGTGGTGCCCGGTACCGACTCCGGCCAGCCGGCGGCGAGCACGGCGTTGCGGGCCACGTTCCAGGACTGCTCGCCGACCTGCGACACACAGCCCCACACGACGTCGTCGACCTGGCCCGGGTCGATGCCGGTGCGCTCGGCGAGCGCGCGCAGCACGTGCGCCGAGAGGTCGACCGGGTGCACTCCGGCGAGGCTGCCCTTGCGCCGCCCGACCGGGGTCCGTACCGCGCCGACGATGACCGCGTCACTCATGTCTACTCCCCGGTAACCTCGCTTGCCCCGATCCTACGTGCTGATCCGACCGGTCGTCCTCCCCCGGCGTCCGGCAGGTGCGGCTGGCATGCTGGGCGGATGGATCCACAGTCGCCGCCGATCAGGCAGTGGCGGGTGCCGCGCGAGGTGCCGGTGCTCAAGGCGGTGGGCGCGCTCGCGCTCGTCGCCCTGGGGCTGGTGTTCGCCGGCGGTGACCCGGTCCGTCCGGCGCTCGCCGGACTGGCCGCCGCCGGTCTGCTCGCCTGGGCGCTGCGCGACGTGGTCGCGCCGGTCCGCCTCGCCGTCGACCCGGACGGGCTCACCGTGCTGCGGGGATTCGCCGGGCGGCGCCGGCTGCCGTGGGACGCCGTGGAGGCGATCCGCCTGGACCGGCGCAGCCGGCGCGGGATCACCGCCGAGACGCTGGAGATCGACGCCGGGGAGTCGCTGCACCTGTTCGGCCGCCGTGACCTGGACGCCCCGCTGGACGAGGTGGCCGCGGCACTGGACGAGGTCCGCCCCGCGCGCTGAGGCTCAGCCGAGCAGCGCGGCGGACCGGACGAGCGTCAGGCCGATCAGCGCGACCAGCACGATCACGCAGCCCGCGACCTGGAACAGGGTGCGCCGCGACCGTGGGGCGTACGCCAGGACCAGCGCCACCAGCGCGCCGGCCACCAGACCGCCGAGGTGCCCGGCCACCGAGATGCTCGGCACGGTGAACGTGAAGATCAGGTTGATCACCAGGATCGGCACGATCGCCGAGGTGTCCCGGCCGAGCCGCCGCATGATCACGAAGACGGCGGCGAACAGGCCGAACACGGCGGTCGAGGCGCCGGCCGTGAACCGGTTCGGCTCGGTGAAGACGTACGCGGCGACGTTGCCGCCCAGCCCGGCGAGCAGGTAGAGCGCCAGGAAGCGCAGCGGCCCGAGCACCGCCTCCAGCGTCCGGCCGAGCACCCAGAGCGCCCACATGTTCAGCAGCAGGTGCAGCACGCCGTAGTGCAGGAACATGGCGGTGACCAGGCGGTACCACTCGCCGTCGGCCACCCCGCCGACGTGCCCGTCGGGGAAGCGCGCCAGGCCGAGCACCGCCCCCCACTCGGTGAGTGGCGTCCCGTTGCCCATCAGGCCGCCCAGGCCACCGCCGGCCACGGCGGTACCGCTGCGGGCCGAGAGGATGGACAGCAGCATCATCACCACGTTCAGCGCGATCAGCGCCTTCGTGACGTTGCCCTGGCGGCCGGCGGCACCGCCACCGAAGGCGGTACGCGCCGGCCGCACGCTGCGGCGGCCCTCGGCGACGCACTCCGGGCACTGGTGGCCGACGGAGGCGTCCCGCATGCACTCGGTGCAGATCGGCCGGTCGCACCGGGTGCACCGGATGTAAGTCTCCCGGCCGGGGTGCCGGTAGCAGACCGGAGTGGTCGGCACCGGACCCCCGGTGGCGTCGCCTGGCTGGCCGGAGCGCTCAGTCATGCGAGCAAAGGTACCCGCGTGCCGCTCAGGACTGCTTGTGCTCGATCTCGACGCGCTCGATCACCACGTCCTGGATCGGCCGGTCGCTCGGGCCGGTCGGGGTGTTGGCGATCGAGTCGACCACCTTCGCGGACTGCTCGTCGGCCACCTGACCGAAGATGGTGTGCCGGTTGTTCAGGTGTGGCGTGGGCGACACCGTGATGAAGAACTGCGAGCCGTTGGTGCCCGGCCCGGCGTTCGCCATCGCCAGCAGGTACGGCCGGTCGAAGCGCAGCTCGGGGTGGAACTCGTCGGCGAACTTGTAGCCCGGGCCACCGCGGCCGGTGCCGGTCGGGTCGCCCATCTGAATCATGAAACCGCTGATCACGCGGTGCGAGACGGTGCCGTCGTAGTACGGCCCGCTGCCCGGCTGACCGGTACGCGGGTCGATGTACTCCCGGGTGCCCTCGGCCAGCTCCACGAAGTTGCGGACGGTCTTCGGTGCGTGGTTCGGGAAGAGCTCCAGCCGGATCGGGCCGGCGTTGGTGTGCAAGGTGGCGTAGACAGCCTCGGCCACGGGTACTCCTCACTCGTAGTTCAGTTCCTTGCGGATCCTCCCATGTGCCCGATCTGGCCATGCGGAGGCATTCGAAGGTGGAGGATGACGAAGGAACAACTCCCAGGAGGTGGGACCGTGTTTGGAATCGGGCGGCGAAAGACCCAGGGCCAGCTCGCGAGGGTCGAGCTGAACCAGGGCATCGGTCACCTGAGGCAGGCCGCCACGCACGCGGCGAAGGGGGCCGGCGCCACTGTCGGCCCGCGGGTCCAGGCAGCCCGGGTCGCCGTCGCGCCCACCGCGGTCCTGGTCCGGGACCGCGCGTCCAGCGGGTTCGCGTCGACCGCCGCGGCGCTCGCGCCGGTGCTGCTGGCCGTGCGCAACGCCCGGGTCGAGGCCGCCGGCAAGGCGTCGAGTGGCCGCAAGGTGATGGCCGCGAAGCAGTCCGCGATGACGAAGAAGGCGAAGAACATGAAGGCCGGAAAGAAGAAGCAGCGCAGGTCGCGGGGCATGACCGCGGGCCTGCTGGTGGCCGGCACCGTCGCCGGCCTGGCCGGTGCGATGGCCATGCGCCGTCGCCGCGAGCAGCAGGAGTGGGCCGAGTACGACCCGACCGGCACGCTCGGCGCGACGGGCACGCTCGGCACGACCGGTCACGACAAGCTGGAGCCGATGCGGGAGGACGTGGACACGATCGTGGTGGAGACCCCGGACGCGAGCGCGAAGGTGACGCAGGCCGGCCCGACCGGCGCCGGTTCTTCGGCGGTGGCCAAGGGCAGCAGCGCGTCGACCGCCACCTCCGGCAGCCAGCCGGTGATCCACCC
It includes:
- a CDS encoding thiolase family protein produces the protein MSDAVIVGAVRTPVGRRKGSLAGVHPVDLSAHVLRALAERTGIDPGQVDDVVWGCVSQVGEQSWNVARNAVLAAGWPESVPGTTLDRQCGSSQQALHFAAATVLSGQADLVVAGGVESMTRVPMGSSVAGGMPFSAAILERYRGVEGVAEDSPLPFNQGVGAELIAQRWRFSRTQLDEFALASHEKAAAAQDAGAFEAELAPVALADGGKFSADEGIRRDTSLAKLGELATPFRADGVVTAGSASQISDGAAALAVTTAEWASRHGLRPLARVHTAVVAADDPVTMLTAPIPATAKALRRAGLGIEEIGVYEVNEAFAPVPLAWLAETEADPERLNPRGGAIALGHPLGGSGARIMTTMLQHMRDNGIRYGLQTMCEGGGMANATIVELL
- a CDS encoding PH domain-containing protein; this encodes MDPQSPPIRQWRVPREVPVLKAVGALALVALGLVFAGGDPVRPALAGLAAAGLLAWALRDVVAPVRLAVDPDGLTVLRGFAGRRRLPWDAVEAIRLDRRSRRGITAETLEIDAGESLHLFGRRDLDAPLDEVAAALDEVRPAR
- a CDS encoding rhomboid family intramembrane serine protease; its protein translation is MTERSGQPGDATGGPVPTTPVCYRHPGRETYIRCTRCDRPICTECMRDASVGHQCPECVAEGRRSVRPARTAFGGGAAGRQGNVTKALIALNVVMMLLSILSARSGTAVAGGGLGGLMGNGTPLTEWGAVLGLARFPDGHVGGVADGEWYRLVTAMFLHYGVLHLLLNMWALWVLGRTLEAVLGPLRFLALYLLAGLGGNVAAYVFTEPNRFTAGASTAVFGLFAAVFVIMRRLGRDTSAIVPILVINLIFTFTVPSISVAGHLGGLVAGALVALVLAYAPRSRRTLFQVAGCVIVLVALIGLTLVRSAALLG
- a CDS encoding peptidylprolyl isomerase encodes the protein MAEAVYATLHTNAGPIRLELFPNHAPKTVRNFVELAEGTREYIDPRTGQPGSGPYYDGTVSHRVISGFMIQMGDPTGTGRGGPGYKFADEFHPELRFDRPYLLAMANAGPGTNGSQFFITVSPTPHLNNRHTIFGQVADEQSAKVVDSIANTPTGPSDRPIQDVVIERVEIEHKQS